TTTatcttcaatcatttttattttctttttaagattttcaatTGTGTGTATTTTAACAATTAGACCAAGAAAAGAGATTACTTGTGATAATTGATTGTGAAttgaaaggggaaaaaagaaaaaaaaaataatatttctaatccaactttctaaacacaattaatttattaccATTTAcgtttaaaagaaatatacatttcttctaaatctaaaatattttttttaataaaaaaaattaaaaggctCCAACGGTCAAATGCATTTGAGACTCCGGATTTCAAACGAAGTCCTCAATCTCCTTTAACTCATTTGAATTtcgaaaacaaacaaatccgACCGTTCATCTTCTTTCCCTCCTTTATAAAACCCTCTCTCTTcccttcatttcttttcacaTCACAACTTCAGAGTTCAAacctctctttcttctttctttcatttctcattttctctccAATGGCCGATTCCACCACTCTTCAACCTCCCGTTACCGGTGCACCTGCCGGACCCACAAAGAAACCAAGAAACAGCCGGAAGGCTTTGAAGGACAAAAACTCTTCACCGGAGGTACCACAATCTCAATCCATGGTTCCGAAAGTTACAGCACCATCGGAAGGAGAGATCCTCTCTCAGAATCAAACTTCTGCTAAGAAACCGAAATCCAAAGCCGCAGCAAAGAAGCAGCCGGCGAACCAATCCTTTGATAAAGATTTGCAGGAAATGCAGGATATGCTTCAGCAGTTGAAGCTCGATAAGGAGAAGACTGAGGAGCTGttgaaagagaaagatgagatGCTTAAACAGAAGGATGAAGAGCTTAAAACGAGGGATAAAGAACAGGAAAAACTCCAGATCGAATTGAAGAAATTGCAGAAGTTAAAGGAGTTCAAACCTACTATGGTTCGTTTCTTAATCTCgtgtctttttctttatggtttTCACTACTTACTGAGTAGAAAGGAACATGAATTGTTGCAATTCTGTTTGATATAGATGGAAGATCTGTTTAGGGTTTTTCATTTCAGATTGATGaaattcttttcattcttaatCAGAACTTTcctatgattcaaattttcaaagacAAAGAACaagataagaaagagaaaaagaaatgcgCGGAAAAGAAGAGGCCGGCACCCCCTTACATCTTATGGTGCAAAGATCAGTGGAACGAGGTAGATTAAAAAACTGCTGATAGTTCTTGATTACGATGAagattaatattaaattgttaaataacaacTTCTGAAATTCACATTTGTGGCTTTGTGTCCTCCGATGCAGATCAAGAAGGAGAATCCAGAGGCAGATTTCAAGGAAACCTCAAACATTTTGGGGGCTAAATGGAAGACTATTTCAGCAGAGGAGAAGAAGCCATATGAGGAGAAGTACCAAGCTGAAAAAGAAACCTATTTGCGAATCACTTCTAAAGAGAAGCGTGAGAGTGAGGCCATGAAGTTGTTAGAAGAAGAGCAGAAGCAGAAGACGGCTATGGAGCTGCTTGAGCAATACCTTCAATTCAAAGAGGAAGCAGAGAAggagaacaagaaaaagaagtaagaaCCATATTTGCTCTGTGTTAGCTTAAAAACACTTGGGAAATTTTCTAGTGCATTACTAATGTTCGATAAAATGCCCTTTAGGAAAGAGAAAGATCCATTGAAGCCAAAACAGCCCATGTCTGcattctttctcttctcaaatgAGAGGCGTGCATCTCTTGTTGCTGAAAACAAGAATGTTGTTGAGGTTGTTAGATTAACAGCTTTTCGAATTGGGATTTCTCTGTGTTTGTCAATGGTAGAATTAATTTGCTTTTGTAGTCTAATTTTGTCCACTGTTTTCCTCATTCAGCTAGCAAAGATAGCAGGAGAGGAGTGGAAGAACATGACAGAGGAGCAGAAAGGTCCTTACGAAGAGGTGAGGATTCATTGAAGAAAACACtccaaaaatgaaatattattcaccaaattttcattcaagaTCAATATTCAATACTAACTCTTGAACGTATGCAGATGGCAAAGAAGAACAAGGAAAAATACATGCAGGAAATGGAAATTTACGAGCAGAAAAAGGAGGAGGAAGCAGCAATtctgaagaaagaagaggaagagcaAATGAAGGTTCAGAAACATGAGGCTTTACTATtgctaaaaaagaaagaaaaaaccgAGACTATTATAAAGAAATCGAAGGAGGAGCgccagaagaagaagaaggaagggaAAAATCCTGTCGATCCTAACAAGCCTAAGAAGCCTGCATCCTCCTACATCTTGTTCAGgttcaacaataacaaaacacCCCTTCATTAACCAGAAGAAATGGAATTGGAGAATTTCATTTACTTAACTTGATTATTGTGTTATTTACAGTAAAGAAGCAAGGAAAAGTGTAATGGAGGAGAAGCCTGGAGTTAGCAACTCTACAGTGAATGCACTGATATCAGTGAAATGGAAGGTTTGATGGACTTttgattcaaatatttcttctgagaaaaatttcatttctggGTTATGTTTCTGATAAATGATTGGTTCCGTTCTTGTGATTTGGTTTTGGGGTTAATAGGAACTAAGTGAAGAGGAGAGAAAAATATGGAATGACAAAGCTGCAGAAGCCATGGAAGGTTACAAGAAGGAAGTTGAGGAGTACAACAAAAGTGTTGCTGAAATGAAaggtgatgatgatgatcaaGAGAAGAGTTAGTAGATTAGTTTTTCTTCGCTGTTCAAGTGTTGTTTGAACAGTCCTTAACAATGACTGCTTTTGATTAGTCGCTGCTAATCTTGGTTCTCTTTTCCCGAATGTATCGCTTAAATTCTAATGAGAAACCTCTGATTCTATAACCCAGTggtcaatatatatatatttggaataCACTCAGAGGGATTAAATTTACTTCAAAACTTATCTCAATTAGcctaatttaattcttttttaagcgAAGTGTTCGATCTTAGGACTGTTGGAGCatatttttaccatttacaCATTAACTTTacgaataaaaagaaaagcactaaatcattatttatttctcctttttggGATAAATTTGTTCGTTTATGTAAAtgattatttctttcatttgaccttttctatcattattattaatatataattataccAATGAAGTTGACAAAGGTTATCTTTAATATGTTGATTAAATATTACATGCTTAATTGGTCgtagattataaaattttatttttgatatcattttattttctgttattAAAACTAACTTATGtcactttttatattataatataattttagttaattttaatacatataaCTAACCCTCAAAATAGTTAAATCATAAGCTgtcattctttcttctcccattcgatttttattttcctcttttcggtctttttctctctttttattccacaatttttaaaaaaaacttttttaaaaattcaataccaaataaaaaatagtcaaatttaaatgatatttaccaaatagttattgaaaaaattgtttagattttgaaagttcaaatttaaactatagtttttcaaaaaattgtcaaaattgttctataattgttttgtgtttttgaaaGATCCTATAATTTTCTTCGTATTGATTTGTTGAAtacaaaagttttaatttctaacaaattatacacattttcttttaaattcaagCGTGGGTGAATTAATCATATTTACTAACCTATGTTTTGGTAAACActatttgttattgaaataataaatacatgtttaaagaaaaagagagaatagtTTTCAAACTTGCGCTGGCTAGAAAAGTGTATACAAAAACTGAGAATTTTATTCTTAGAGAATAAAGTAAATTGTAGTTTATAGATTTTGAGTtgttccattttattttatatattgtatttgtccaatttaagaatatttttctttaactaatattaaattttgttcatgtttCTTTGATATGGTTTTGAACgtagaaaattaaacaaacttatttataaatataacaaaattttatttgttatttgtatagtatatatatatatatatgctaattttatttaaaacattattttgtttatattttatctatttttttaaaaataaattgaaagtgaattattttttaaaataatagtaaattaattacatggattaatttataattttattgaaaataagaaactaaaattagacaaataaaacattaatatatttagttttagattaataaaaaaaactaaaatgattatttagtAAAACCTAAAATGGAATACAGACATGTGAGGCATCTCATTCTTTGAAAGTGAAAAGTTTTGGATCTCTGCCctttcataatgtttttcttaaataacttttttaaaaaatcctaaatttaaaatatattttcttaaagtgttacaaaaatattttaataggAAATGCAGGAATATGTTTAGttgattaaatattcaaaaatcCAACTAAatatggttttgttttaatctCAATAACTCAAAAAGTATTCTCAATTcgattctaaaatatatttgagtatataattaaaatactttcatagttaaaaaaaaaaaaactctataaatTACCAAATTATGATTTAGATAAATTAATCATGATAGTGTTGTTCTTATCTTCTAAAGTACTATTTTAGTATACAATAAAGATTTAGGGATTCGAATCACCTACTTCGATattaatatgtataaattttaatcaaactatgTTATATTTGACATATACCTATACCTACTTGTGTATATACTTATCTAAAACATATCTAaatatctatattttaataGAGATCCGATAGCTACTTAAAGCTAATAAAATACTATACATCATTAGTTTCATGGTCACTACGTTGAGCTTATAAGCACACATTTCGTTTTTTTTGTCATGTGCACCCTTaatatgcaattttttctattttcaatatttaaccACAAGCAAGCGTTTTCTaattctcaaaattcaaagatttaagaaactcaaaatatCGTATCGTGCTTTGTAGCTTTATATCTACGaatatcaaagaaagaaagaatcgTTGTCGTTTACtaatatgaatttatttaagGAGTAAAAAGTGACATAAtgggtaaaatatttaacaaaatcaaacttagtagatatttgttattagtttttttttttttttttgtgatgggtaaatagtttaaattttgttctaaatgttttgttttaaactaAGTATGAAATTAGgtagataataaaatttatccaAATGAAAGTGACaactaatatttgttttaattattaggaAACCGttatgaaaatagaaaaagaagattggTGAATTAAGGTTTGAGGGATTGAGTAAGTAATCAAACCTGACCAAAaacaagtaattttttttcttcaactaataaataatcaacacaactgttttgaagaaaatatatattagagtTGAAATAAGagttttgtagtttaaaataattttaattgaaattaagtatataaggaatataaaataaaagagtgtTTTTTGGttctaaatatgaatatatatctaatttgaaTGGGTGCAGAAATAACATTGAATcatgaattttgaaatctcTTTGGAAAAGATAAAACGTGTTAATAAATGACaagccaaaaaagaaaaaaaggaaacgtaaaaaaataatgtgattGACTTATTCCATCTTTAAATACGAATGCCAACTCCGGCACTTTCATTTTCAGTTTCACCTCGCTTTCTCCACTCGCCCTGGATTCCCCCGCCTCTCGACGGTAACATTTGCGATGGTGAATCAGCCTCCCATCA
This is a stretch of genomic DNA from Cucumis sativus cultivar 9930 chromosome 4, Cucumber_9930_V3, whole genome shotgun sequence. It encodes these proteins:
- the LOC101204736 gene encoding high mobility group B protein 6, which translates into the protein MADSTTLQPPVTGAPAGPTKKPRNSRKALKDKNSSPEVPQSQSMVPKVTAPSEGEILSQNQTSAKKPKSKAAAKKQPANQSFDKDLQEMQDMLQQLKLDKEKTEELLKEKDEMLKQKDEELKTRDKEQEKLQIELKKLQKLKEFKPTMNFPMIQIFKDKEQDKKEKKKCAEKKRPAPPYILWCKDQWNEIKKENPEADFKETSNILGAKWKTISAEEKKPYEEKYQAEKETYLRITSKEKRESEAMKLLEEEQKQKTAMELLEQYLQFKEEAEKENKKKKKEKDPLKPKQPMSAFFLFSNERRASLVAENKNVVELAKIAGEEWKNMTEEQKGPYEEMAKKNKEKYMQEMEIYEQKKEEEAAILKKEEEEQMKVQKHEALLLLKKKEKTETIIKKSKEERQKKKKEGKNPVDPNKPKKPASSYILFSKEARKSVMEEKPGVSNSTVNALISVKWKELSEEERKIWNDKAAEAMEGYKKEVEEYNKSVAEMKGDDDDQEKS